Proteins co-encoded in one Paraburkholderia edwinii genomic window:
- a CDS encoding efflux transporter outer membrane subunit, producing MKRSMMKSVLTGSILLGALLVLAGCSLAPTYGVPSTPMPAAFKEATHETTHEATQTALPASEAGSWKTAQPSEAISRGEWWKVFGDAKLDALEQQALEANQNLKAAAARVKEARALNQAARAGLFPTLDAGFGPTRQKVSAASQFQPDGANIPQQTFWRAQASASYEVDLFGRVASTVDAAKADTQQSEALFRSVLLALQADVAQNYFALRELDAETDVFDHAVELREQALKLAQHRYAEGDVTELDVSRAKAELATARSDAMTVQRLRAASEHSLAVLLGRAPAEFSMAADPLQPVELRVPPGLPSSLLERRPDIAAAERAMAAANARIGVAKAAFFPSLTLTGTGGFESATLGDLFKWSSRAFLLGPLAGTALNVPIFDGGRRKGNLANARAVYEEDVADYRQQVLTAFREVEDSLSDLRILEAQTKQQNEAVNASQRAADLSRTQYTEGAINYLDVIEAQRTVLQAKRAAVQLQGVQAAATVNLIRALGGGWGDNVPEPTMPPLAQK from the coding sequence ATGAAACGATCGATGATGAAAAGCGTGTTGACCGGCTCGATACTGCTTGGCGCCTTGCTCGTGCTCGCGGGTTGCTCGCTTGCGCCGACGTATGGAGTGCCGTCCACGCCGATGCCGGCCGCGTTCAAGGAAGCCACGCATGAAACAACACATGAGGCCACGCAGACCGCGCTGCCCGCGTCGGAAGCGGGCAGCTGGAAGACTGCGCAGCCATCCGAAGCCATATCGCGCGGCGAATGGTGGAAGGTATTTGGCGATGCGAAACTCGATGCGCTCGAGCAGCAGGCTCTGGAAGCAAACCAGAACCTGAAAGCAGCGGCCGCGCGCGTGAAGGAAGCGCGCGCGCTGAACCAGGCCGCGCGTGCGGGACTATTCCCGACGCTCGACGCCGGCTTCGGCCCGACGCGGCAAAAGGTATCGGCGGCCTCGCAATTCCAGCCGGATGGCGCGAATATTCCGCAGCAGACGTTCTGGCGCGCGCAGGCGAGCGCATCGTATGAAGTCGATCTGTTCGGCCGCGTCGCATCGACGGTCGATGCGGCGAAGGCCGACACGCAGCAAAGCGAAGCGCTGTTCCGCTCGGTGCTGCTCGCGCTGCAGGCCGACGTCGCGCAGAACTACTTCGCGTTGCGCGAGCTCGATGCGGAAACCGACGTGTTCGACCACGCCGTCGAACTGCGCGAGCAGGCACTGAAGCTCGCGCAGCATCGATATGCGGAAGGCGACGTGACCGAACTCGACGTTTCGCGCGCCAAGGCGGAACTCGCGACCGCGCGTTCGGACGCGATGACGGTGCAGCGTCTGCGCGCCGCATCCGAGCACAGTCTTGCGGTGCTGCTTGGCCGCGCGCCAGCCGAGTTTTCGATGGCGGCCGATCCGCTGCAGCCGGTCGAGTTGCGCGTGCCGCCCGGGCTGCCGTCGTCGCTGCTCGAGAGGCGCCCCGATATCGCCGCCGCCGAGCGTGCGATGGCCGCGGCGAATGCGCGGATCGGCGTGGCGAAAGCGGCGTTCTTTCCGTCGTTGACGCTAACCGGCACCGGCGGCTTCGAATCGGCCACGCTCGGCGATCTCTTCAAATGGAGCAGCCGCGCGTTCCTGCTCGGCCCGCTCGCGGGCACGGCGCTCAATGTGCCGATTTTCGACGGCGGGCGTCGCAAGGGCAATCTCGCGAATGCGCGTGCCGTCTATGAAGAGGATGTCGCGGACTATCGGCAGCAAGTGCTGACCGCGTTCCGCGAAGTCGAAGACAGTCTGTCCGATCTACGCATTCTCGAAGCGCAGACGAAGCAGCAGAATGAAGCGGTGAATGCGTCGCAGCGTGCCGCCGATCTTTCGCGTACGCAGTACACGGAAGGCGCGATCAATTACCTGGACGTGATCGAGGCGCAACGCACGGTGCTGCAGGCGAAACGCGCCGCCGTGCAGTTGCAGGGTGTTCAGGCGGCGGCAACGGTGAACCTCATACGTGCGTTGGGAGGCGGCTGGGGCGATAACGTACCGGAACCCACGATGCCGCCGCTTGCGCAGAAGTAG
- a CDS encoding YybH family protein, which yields MIATSPEHAVELLDRAFNEQDIDTVIGFYEDDAVVVTEPGRTVRERAELRRFFERAMKSGVSAKQLKTHVIEADGIALFLSRWMLEYKDTDGEVSSRELVATTVFRKQPGGGWKVLIDNSLGPQVLET from the coding sequence TTGGACCGGGCATTCAACGAGCAGGACATCGATACGGTCATCGGCTTCTATGAAGACGACGCGGTAGTCGTCACGGAACCGGGAAGAACGGTTCGCGAGCGCGCGGAACTCAGACGTTTTTTCGAACGTGCGATGAAATCCGGCGTATCGGCGAAGCAACTCAAAACGCATGTTATCGAAGCAGATGGTATCGCGCTGTTCCTGTCGCGGTGGATGCTCGAATACAAAGATACCGATGGCGAAGTCTCGTCGAGAGAACTGGTTGCGACAACCGTTTTTCGCAAGCAGCCGGGCGGCGGTTGGAAAGTGCTGATCGACAATTCGCTGGGGCCGCAGGTGCTCGAGACCTGA